In Saccopteryx leptura isolate mSacLep1 chromosome 9, mSacLep1_pri_phased_curated, whole genome shotgun sequence, the genomic window acaagtgatatgatgcacttctggagctgtgacgcaTGCGTGTGTCCCGCGTCATCCGAAATAGTACTGCATGTGAGTGACGACtcgctttgcggcaccgccacatacagtactcacatacagtgagaggatgcatcctgtgctcctctcactgaccaccaatgaaagaggtgccccttccggaagtgcgtcaggggccggataaattgcctcagggggccgcatgtggcccgcaggctgtagtttggggacccctgttctggaAGGTCATGAACCTGGCCGGTTATCAGAATCCCACAGGTCTGCACAGTAGATTCTTAGGTCCATACCTGGAGATAGTGATTCCAGAGCTGAATTACTTAAAAGCTCACAGTAACTCTGACTGTGCAGCCCCTAGGCCTGGGGACAGCTGCCATGCTAGATGGAGAGCACAGTAAAAGAGGAGGAGCTTCTAAGCTACGGCCCAAAGCTGGCACGGGAGCTGTGGAGGCCCGCGATAGCACGGGATGACCCACCTTAGACCACACGATTCCTGTCGGCTTTGGGCGCTCACACCCCGTAGCGATGACTCTCGTCGGAGTGAGAATATAGTCCACTGTGAGGTCATGATCCTCGAGGAGCGCTTCAGGTATGTCGATGACCTGGTCAAACAGAAGTGGGTGAAGGAGCTGACGGGGACACAGTTCCAGTCGTGCTCACTGCACTGCCCAGTGGATGTACGATGCTCCCCCAGACCCACTGGGGGTAAGGCTTAGCTGCTGCACCGCTGAACcagtccagccccagccccagccccagcccccgctgtctctttccctccccacccttctctctctttcccccctcctcactctctcagagcagcatggagaggCTCTGCTTGGCCAGAGGAGGCACCTGGCAGTCGTGGACGATGGTGACCACTGGCGTCCCCTGGCTGACTGCTCCCATCGACACCATCATGGCATATTCAAGATCAGCATAACCTTCTCCCTTCCCAATTCTCCAGCCTAAGAGACAACACAGAGAACCATTATCTCTGTAGGGTCTGTGGAATCGTTCAGCAGTCAAGTTTTCATTATGTCACAATGAAAGGAGATAGTTGGACCCCCTATCCCTGGCCTTCCACAGAAACTTCCATAGTAACCCCACAAACTGCCCACTGAAAATGGACTCACACTGAATACGTATGGCGGTTCACACACGAGGTGAACTTCAAACCTTGTTAACAGGCTTCAAAAGGAAACCGACCTTACATTTATGTGAGCTATTTGTTAgcaaaactacatttaaaaatcatgaaaaaatatagtttttaaaaagactaaaaacaaTGTTGTACTAATGGCAAAATAGCTTTCATCTCTTtccttgaaggaaaaataaaaactctaaaaTCAGGGATATGTGATTTAAGATAACATAGCCTTACCTTGTAAAAAGCACTGAATAGCTACCCAATTCAAACTTACAGTTCTTGAAGGGGCATAGTTTAAGCAGTACtaatattacaaattttttttgcaaattcGTAAATTGCAGCACAACGAAGGGATTATTATGGATTATTATCTGAAGCCAAGCAGGAGGAAAGAATTCAGCAGGACAGTATACACTAAAATGCCCTTTcgctcctgccctggctggatagctcagttggttagagcatggtcccgaTATGCGAAGGTTGTTggttcgagccccagtcaggcgcgtacagaaacagatcaatgtttctctctctctaaattcaaaaagtcaattaaaaaaataaaaataaaaaataaataaaatgccttcTGGCTCTCCAGATGAACCTCTCCATTCCTCTCGGTCGGAAGCCTGAGACAGTACAGAAATTTTGACTTCCATTTAACATCAGCATCAGCACCGAGAGTTTAATCATCATCGCTTGTGCATTTTTCTAAGGGTCAGATCCAATCACGCTACTTGTATAATTAAAAGCCTTCAACTGTGCATGcaaagaaatcagagaaagacaatttaACAGAAAAATAGTGAAGGACAGGAACAGTCTACAGAAAGAGACAGGCAGATGAACagcacacatatgagaaatgctCGATTTCACTTGTAactaaatgcaaatcaaaaggcAAATGAAAAATACCGAGGTCCGACATCAACTGGACGATTCCAGTCATTAacaaggagggggagaggcagggcatACAGTGCTGGGGATGTGTGGTGGGCACCCTTTGTGGTGGGTACTGTGGCAACGTCCATCAGGATTTAAAATCCACCCTTGGGTTTGTCAATTCCTCTCCCATGACAGTCCCCAAAGGCCCATGTAGGCCATATGACAACACCTCATTCTAGTGCTATCCATAAGGGAAAAAGCAAACCAAGCCCTGGAGATAATTAAATGTCCCTCAGCTAGGGCTATCTGACAGAAACCCGTCGGTGCTGACGGGCAGACACCTTGGAGACCCATCatcagcacagcacagcacagggtGCTGAAAGTGCTGCAGTCCCTCCTGGGAAGCCGGACACAGCATgaacacagcccacacagaacaCACGCAATGCCTGCGTATCACAGCGTGTGGCATTTATGCATATTGACTCAAGGAACAGCCAGCGGTGGGACttgggaaaaggaagaaggaaagtgtGGAGGTGATGCTTTCTGTGCCATTCAAACTTTCCAGACATAGGCATGgtggttttgttgttttacaTGTGGTTATCTGGATGACGAGCTTTACAAAACATCGCTTTCTTCTTCATATACCCTGAGCTAGAAAACAAAACTCCTGATAATCTTTTGAAAGACAAAGTCTTTGCTAATTCCCCATTGCCAGAACAGCAGAGCCCAAATCCGGTCACCTGGCCTCAAGGCTTCGGGAAAGCGGCCCCAACCAGCAAAGGGCCCTGCTATGTAAAcacttctcctccctttcctgctCCACCTGCCCTGACAACAACTGGTGTGCACGAGCTACCCTATGTCACTTCTGAGATGATGCCCTGCCCACGGCTCACAGGTCCTTCCTCTGACCTCACTGACGCCCGTCCTAACTTCCATTTCTAACACTGAGCACATCGTTCCGCAGTCCAGCTACTGTCCGCGCCCCCCACTCACTGTGGGCCCACGGCGGAGACAGCCCTGCTGGCCTGGAGCCTGGCCCAGGGAGGCACGCAGGAAATGTGCATTTATGTGCACCTGTCCCCAATGTTACAGATACCCTTTTAATTATACAAGTAGCGTGATTGGATCTGACCCTTAGTACCTGTAACTGTGCACAGGAAAGCGAAGAGTAAAGCACTACAACATCTCATGCAGAGCTGGGAGAAGACAGTAAATTTAAAGTAAAGATATTAAAGGTCAGCATTTAAAGACATCAAGCTCAATGACTGACTTAGAACATCTCTCACTATTCACTGAGAACCTCTTCCAAAGAACGTGACTTGGCCAATTAATTTTCACAGAGAGAGCTTCGGAGATGAGCGTCTTGGGACAGTATCACTTTTTATCttagaaggaggagaggaaagaacgCTTTCCTAGTGGAGGCTCCCAATCACACCGTGTACACACAGGTCTGAGACGGGCTGATCCCACCTGGAACCTCTGATCCCACCAAGAGCATCAGGCCGGCCCAGGGCAGAGCaggcagaggggaagaggaaccTCAGGAGCCACCAGCGCCTAAGCCCTGCGGGCGGCTTGGTGGAGCACAGACCCAGCTGTTCACCTGCCTGCATGGCAGAGCACCAGGCCTCGTGGGCAGGCGGCTGCTGCTTCATAACAAAAACAAGGTGTAGAACTTAATGTGTTTCTATTTGCTGGAGGCTCTCCAACACCAACGATTTAATGACACACTGCAAATAACTTCAGCTCCAGTTCCAGTTAACTTAAGAACAGAGGGAAATCTTTCACCACCTGAAGGAGATGACCTCACTTTATTTTCCCTGGTGAGAGGAGTGAAAATACTGTGAAGGTGTTGAGTGGGGCCAGGAGAGGGAGGGCCAGAGTAAATTCTTCAGCACGAACGGCAGATGTACTGGTGCTGGAAGCCAGGCACGCGTCCAGAAAGCTGAATTACCCACGTCAGTGTCTAGAAGATGGACACAGAGCTGGTGGAACAGCGAGTGGCAGGGTAAGTGGTCGCAGCTGTGAGTTCCCACTTTTAATCTTACCTTTTTCAGAAACGGCAACGGACCCCACCACAACTAAGTCCACAAGGACCCTGGCATCCAAGCCCACGGGAACGCTGTAGTTCCTCACGCCCTGCGGACAGAGACACGAACCTGAACACTTCCCGGCAGCAGGCAGCGGTCCCACCCCCTAATTCACAGGGGAGGAGCAGTCCGAGTCGAATCACCTCCTCTGACAGGCTTCTCCATGCACAGCCCAACAACAAACACATGGCACTGCGGAACTGGCATTTCAGGACAACCATTTTAGGGTAGTTTCTCACAATGTCTTCACTGACAGCACAAATGGACAGGATATTAATAtcataataattaaattattttcccatGACACAGAAGAGCACAGTGGTCAGAACACAGGCTCAGGAGTCATGCAGAACGGGGTCCAAATCCCTCTCTGCCCTGTGTCTTCAGCAGGAGGaagctctctgagcttcagtttcttcatcttcacGACAGATGCACCCCCGCAGGAGGTGTCAGACTGATGTTAGAACGGAGTGGTGTCACGAGGCGAAGCATTTGGCACAGAAGACACAGTCAGTACATGTGTGTGCCATGTTTGAAACGCTGCAGGCCATGATCTCCATGTATAGCCTACTCACTTATGAAATATTACCTATTTAACCAAAATGCACCCAAAGTACAGCCATGGGTACTAACTGATGGAGGCTTATATTTAATGAATAGGGAAGCTGCTATGGTCCTGCATCTGATAAATATAAAAGGCTGCAGGTAAATCTAGGAAACCTGGTATCGACAATGTACAGAGCAGAAGCTGGCAGAAGCGAATCACTGGGTAGAGTATTGGTTTCTGTCTACAAGTGTAGACAAGTCACTTAGAGGATCTGCAAATGGGATTAGTTTGGGGGACTCCTCACAgcaaaccagtccatggcccaaggTGTTCCTACTGCAGGAAAGCCTGTCTTTTCTTGACCTCATGGTGGCCATGGAGGCAGGCAGCTCATGCCCACAGCCCTGTCCCACCTGTTTTAACGGGCTCAGTGTCTGGCAGCCTTGGGGAGCAGACACCATGTGGGGTTTTCTGTGTGGTAACTCTGTCTGCCACGCTTCCTCTTTCCTCGCTCGGTCAGCCCCACCTGGTAAGTCCACCCAGACTGGACACAAGCAACCGGGAACCTCCTGATTCTCCATAGTCATGTTCAAATCAACAAAAAGAGTCACTAATGGGCAGAAGGACTTACCATGTGATTAACACGCTTTTCTGCCTGCCTGCAGGAATGGTTCCTGGGACACTGCTATGTCAGATTAAATACAAAGAAACGATGACAGACACAGGTGATTGGGGCATGGCAGTGGCAGGGGGCTGAGGTGGTGAGGAACAAATCCAGAGACTTATTTGCCAAAAAATACGGCTCTGTCAGAGTCTCCTAAAGTAGACATGCACTGTGGCAGTGTTTCTGACACTAAATATATAATCGCACTAAAATTTGTACCTGCATGTAGATGTGGCTGTCAGTATCTCCCTCCATTCTGCCATTTTCCCTAAGCCATAAAGTAAATGAAAACCTTTTTGAGGTTCATGACTCTGGAGCTCTGATTTGGATCCAGTATCTcatgttataaaaaaatttaaaaagcccaaACTCTGCTGTTCAACCCTTAGCAAAGTTTGGCCATGAGGACTGGTCTGGCTTTCTCCCGGGCCTGGCTACAGTTTCAGGAGAGCATGTGTGGGCCCAGCTGGGGCCCATCCCTCACAGGGAACCCCTGGCCAGGAGAGCAGCGAGCACCTTTCAGAGGCGAGAGATGCCGTCACGAGTGACAGACTGTAATACTGCACCGAAGCTATGTCTGACCTGGGTCTTGATCCCAGGAAAAGACTGCTGCTACTGTTATGAACCTATGACCTATAACTGATCACATGTCCCGTCGGCTCACCGTGGGCTCGGCTCTGTGGCCCACGCTGCCAGCGGCAGAGGACCTCAGGGTCTGCATTTCTGAGCAGTGGCCAGACCACGGCTTTTATTCTTCAGCCCTTacttccccttttctccttttccacacaaattttattattttatcttatagGTATTATTGTAAGCCACATCAAAGTCTATTTTGGGGATAAAATAGGTtttcaataaataacaataaagcaTTCAATTTTTATACATTAGATTTAAGTGGAAAATCCCTTTAAAAAGGAGTATCATGGTGCCCTATTTTTTATTCCAGTAGATTAAGAATCAAATGACCTGGGTCTACTCTAGGAGTCTGGAAACCcaccaaattttatttctttatctgtaaactAAAGACACATTCCATTACACTGCATCCTAATGTAATAGTTACTTTTGCTTTACTATATTTGGAGGCATTCAAGAAAATCtaatatattgtaaatatatatattcttatacatGATTcatatctctctctatatatacacacacacatatatatgcacatataagcAATTCTTAATTTAGAACTGGTGAAACAATTTCCACTGGACATGCTTTGGAAATTCTGTGTCTTCAACTGTTCTGGTCACATTTGATAAAACACTATTAACAAAGCCACAGATTAACTCTAGAGGGCGCCAGAGCACCAGGtaacttgttttcctttttcttttttaacagaattTGTAATTTGCCAGCTTGCTGCAAAATAGAAACCAAGTTACAAAAATGGAATCTATGTATTCATAGTTTTTCTGCTTGGCTCCCTTAATGACAGGATTGCTGAATACTTTAACATCCCTGTTCATTTGActtggttaaaaataaatttcaaactcTGTGGTACATTTTATGCTATTCTAGCTCACCAGAAGCTGCGGCTGAGAGAACAGCTCTTTCCTTGACCAGTGACTCGCCTCCTGCACTTACCTGAGAGGTGGCGCATTTTCTCAGGATGTCTTTAGTTGCCCCAGGGGGTGGTGTGATCCTGTTAAATAACCCTGTTCTCAGTCGTGGTGTTGGAACCAACAATgtttttttgctcttttaaaaaaaggacaagcAAAAGttacaaaatgaaatagaaactttctttgtatgtttttagTATTTCAGGAATGGAAGAAAGTTAGTATTATCTGCAAGTTTTTGATGTGTGCCAAAAAAACTGCTTGTTTGCAAACAAGTAAATAATGAGTCAGGGTCAATTTTATTTAGAGCCAGTACTTAGGATAAAAGGCAGGACATTCCTTACACTTCCTGATTCTACTTTACTCGCCAATGAAAACtgttataggtgaaaaaaatgacaacacaaaccTGTTCTTATAAAACTTCCCACCATAACTTTCCTGTTTCACCTGTTCTCAGCACTAAGTACTATACAgttaccattttaattttaaactggTTGCTATAGCTACATTAAACATGTTATTCCATcaagtatttatatatagtttgctGTTCAATGAATCACAACCTAAGAGGGCAACACTCGATATAATCAATATTTTACATTAATCTGTGTCAAAAACCCTTTTCTTATGGTTAGTTCTCAGATTGTGAGTACCAGAGGGCACAGGGCTTCCCAATGGGGGCCCAGGCAGCAGCCACAGAACCCCTGGGCCTTGGTAGAAAGATCAGAAGCTCCTGGGCAGGCCCAGCAATCTGCTTTAACAAACACACCAGGTCAGTCAGGAGAACCACTGCCCAAGGCCATCTCCGCAGATTAGGCAGGGTTTGGCCAGAGGgcaatcataaaatttataaaattgtttgTGTAAAAAATGGTACATTCTATTAGTTTTTGTGCAGGAGATGACAGcctgataaaaaaaaacctataaaattgCAGTGTGGCTTACTGAGATAAAGGTTTTTCAACCACAAAAGAAGAGTATCTAACATATGTAATGACCATATACTATCTTCCTTTTGAGTGTTATATTTTGGTTCATTTGATTTGCAGTCACCCAATGATTCTGGTAGACTGTAGACCAATTCCAGTTACTCCCTCTTTTTTCTAGAAGCTGCTCACCCTGGAGCTCAGGGGCTCTCAACCCTAGTTGTACATTAGCATCACCTGTGGAGCTCTAAGACTTACCAAGGTCCCGACCCACTTAGAGATTCTAAATCAGAACCTGACATCACCAATACCTTTGAGGGTCCTAATGGGTAGCTAGCGTTGCAAATGCAGCcaaggccagtggttctcaagcaCCATTGGGTATTTACTAAAAACAGACTCCAGAAACCAACTCATGGCCTGGGGCTGAGCTGAGAGGCTGTGCATGCCCAAGCACAAGGCTCTGTGTTCCCTGGCATGGTCTGTGACTGTGTGCAGCACCATCCtcgcctgcactcaggctggcctGGGAAATTTGCACTTTTATCTGCCTCTTAGGTGACCCTTAACCCAATCAAATTTCAAGAAACCACTGGTGAGCCTGCAGCCCTAGAGCATAGGGACCACCGGTGTCATTGTGTGGTTTTTACCTGTGTCCAGCACAGAGCCTGAAATTCAGCTTGGCTATTTATTTcccctaaataaataaagtgacagTCAGGACTCAGCTGTTCTATCCTGTCACCTGGCTACAGCCCTCTCACAGGTTGTCCTGGCTAAGTCTGAAAGCTCCAACACACATTCAAGGCCTTTGGTTTTGTGCTGAGGGGCTAACAGGAAAGAACACCCTAAGCCTCACACATGCTGGCTCTGGTCACACGGTGGGACagaatcccagctccaccattCCTGATGTGCACCTTAACCAAGGCACTCGACCTCTCTGTGTCTGATTTCTTCAATGTCATACGGGAATAGAGGACACTCCTACAGCGTTGTCAGTAGGGTTAAAtacaagaagataaaaatatgcctcacggccctggccagttggctcagcggtggagcatcggcccggtgtgtggaagtcccgggtttaattcctggtcagggcacacaggagaagcgccatctgcttatccacccttccccctctcatttctatctctctcttcccctcccacagccaaggctccatgggagcaaagttggcccgggcactgaggatggctccatggcctccacctcaggcactagaatggctctggttgcagcagggcaacgccccagatgggccgagcatcgccccctggaagCATGCCGcatagatcccagtcgggcacatgtgggagtctgtctgcctcccacttctcactttggaaaaatacaaaagaaaaatgtgcctCACGCATAACTGCTCACTGTGGGCCCTTcactgttgttgctgctgctgttattaCCTCAAGTTCATTAAAGTGATTTATTGACCAGGAAAATAAGGCTGGCAAGAAAGAATGCTTCCCGAAGATCCCAAACCAGAGGCCGCTCTTGGGGCTGAACTCCAAACAGAAGACAGAAGGATTTCCTACACAAGACCCTTGAAAGAACCCAAACAGGATCCCTACAGCACTTGTCGTTGTCTGTGAAATCACTTTCTGGTATTCATTTCTCCAGCATAGCTGAGGCTTCTCAGGAGTGCGGGGGGAACCGAGTCACCACACAGGGTGTGGCAGCATACGGCCGAACTCCAAAGATCCTGCACGGCAACACTCAGCACCATACTCACATTATCAGCAGTAATTTGTTTCAGCAAACATTACATTACACAACATTAGGGGCGATTTGAATTTAttgcttttatagttttgtttgtacttaatttatatgcttatttttattttattgttgcatAAGAGCTATGAGcactaaaatttataattttatttttatacttactgaattctaataaattaatttaaagcaGCCCTGGAGAAATTTTTCTTGAAAGCAATCCTATATAGTTAAGAAAGACTGTTCTAACTTATATATTTTGAGGATTCACATATCAGATTCCTTACTCAGGCATTATCAAGTTTCAAAGAACTGTAACACTACAAGTGTAGTAAAAGGAAATACACATATTATAATCTTTCCCTTCTGCTGAAGAATTGAGAATGCCTCAGTGTCATCATTTTGAATGCCCTTTTACCTTTGAATTCAGAAACATTCAGGACTTCTGATTGTCTGACTGTTAAACAGGTTAAAGACTTCTGGACTGTTCCTGGAAAAAACCACCCCAGGGCACATTCTGTGTGGGAGGGAGTCAGAATCATCCTTCTAAACCCAGGACTGCACGCATTTACTAGCCACCTGGAGATGGCCTTCCTGTCAGTGGCCAGGGCACCAGCGCAAGGAAATGGCATTACCTGCAGTGCCAATAGCCGAACACCTTCCAGCGGCTTATCGGGGTCCACCTTCACTTCTTGCGTTCTGGCAAAAACTTCCAGATCTTTGATGTTTTGGCAAGCCAGATAAGAGCCCTAGTTAGGTAAACAGACAGATTTGCACTTACGTCAAGGACGAAGAAGCGAGCATTTTTCTGGGGTGCATCAGGGTTGACTTTAATGGTTCTGGCCACTTT contains:
- the MTHFSD gene encoding methenyltetrahydrofolate synthase domain-containing protein isoform X3 — encoded protein: MEARNLADFPRPVHHRIPNFKGSYLACQNIKDLEVFARTQEVKVDPDKPLEGVRLLALQSKKTLLVPTPRLRTGLFNRITPPPGATKDILRKCATSQGVRNYSVPVGLDARVLVDLVVVGSVAVSEKGWRIGKGEGYADLEYAMMVSMGAVSQGTPVVTIVHDCQVIDIPEALLEDHDLTVDYILTPTRVIATGCERPKPTGIVWSKISREMMEKIPILRSLHYREKQAGKRVTLQGDQHPGEGRSQHTAARSAVRRAWGPPEPESCSLQVQDVPSSTVYVGNLPQATRVSELKSALRERGAAPLRLTWRGPQHGACLHYQDPASARRALSCLQGLHLGANTLSVVLARQQRVSDPVSSLAGKPHPDHDPTI